From the Nymphaea colorata mitochondrion, complete genome genome, the window TCGGCCCTCTCTTGGGAGCTGGAAAGTCAGTCCATGAAAGAATTCCGGCCTGCTTGAGCAAGAGCCTCCTGGCCAGCGACCACCGATTCACCAACTCTGATTTGGCTTATATAATGACGTTGGCGACGCTCCCGCACTTAGGCAGCAAAAAATGACGTGACCTTCTTTGAGCGTGCGGGACTTTTGTTGCCAAAAGCTCTCTTCAGCATCCAAAAGATGATCAAGCTTTTCCCGCAAGAGGAGTTCTTGATCCATGGCTGAGAAGGACCCCTTCTCAAGCTCCAACTGGTTTAGCTTGATGAGCTGTTTCACGTCCTCTATGTTGCTGTTAATATTCCCAAACTCTGCCTTTCCTTGAGCCTTTGCTTGAAAGCCAGCAGCTTGTGAACAACTCTCATCATTGGGCAGCCTTGTTTAGGAGCGTTCCAGCAATCTTCTATTAGTGCACGACAACCCGGGTGTGTGTGCCACATCTTGTCACTGTTCTTCCGTTTCCGTCCGTGCTGTCTCAAACTCACTCGCTTCGCAGCTCGCGTAGTCCACAGTGGTAGGCTCTGCTCGCCTTCCTTGAGTCTCGCAGAAAAAGCTGACGTTCCTACAACTTCGCTCGCTTCTTGATTGAAGCTCGCTTCGTAGACTCTTGTAGGCTCGTGTAGACGATCACTCTACGCTCGCAGGCTCAACATTCTTGGAAAACAATCGAGGCTTTTCAATGACTTTCTTTGGCCATTCAATCTTGGGAACTAATCGAGACCGAAATTGGAGAAGGAGATACGAACGGAGAGGAATAACCAATCGATGAAAGAACATGAAACCATTCAGTTTCCATAGAGGTACTGAAAACGGTTGGGGGCAATGAAGTAGGTGAAGTGGTTGGATTTTGCGAGCTGTTCCAACCACTGCTATCTTTCATTCCAAGAGCCGAACGAGAGTGAATACCACACAGAAGAGTCAAGACCGGGCTCCCTAATGGAATGTTTAACCGAACCATTCCGGATCGATCGAATTGGTACGGAAGTTGTAACATGGGAAAACCACGGAAAACACGACTTATTTTAATAACCCGGTGACCTACCAATTGTAGAAGTAGGATCTTTGGAAAGCAATAAGCACTGAAATAATACGATTCGAGTGTACCATCTTCTTTCTCATTTCGAGGAAAAGGTGAGGGAGGAAAAGGAAACAACGGAGGGATCCGAATCGGACCTAAATGGGAATGACATGAAAAGTCTTTTTCAAAACCTATCATTAAGGGCGTTACGACGATATACGAGAGGAATGGATAAAAACTCGTGATTAGTGTGGAGGGGAAGATCCGTTTATGAAATAGTTCAAGAAAGAGTCGTCTCATTTCCTTACTTCTTCGTTCCTTCGTCTTCATTCACTTAAACTGGTTCTGAACGCCGTAACACCCTCCACCGTACGTACCGTGCGGCCACTACAAAATTGCTGATACACCAGCAGCTTGCTTATATGCTGATACACCAGCAGCTTGCTTTTGCTTATAGAATACGCTGACTAAAAAGAAGACGCTTACTCAAATCAAAGACTGACTAGGCTAGGCCAACGTCACGTCATGAGCAAAGCCCTACGCTTTGCGAGTGCTTTGTACGTCACGAGCCATTTTCAAAGTCAAGGTCAGCGTACATGACTTTGCTTTGCATTTCATCAAAGTGGCTCATGAATCCAAAGCGAAGCATTCAAAGCTTTTGGTTGGAACATCAATTTGCAATTGTCATGGATTTTTGAAGGCATACAATTTGTTGTATGGAAAATGGCATCTTTTTGGTATAGTGAGTACTCATGTTGGTATGGTGAGCACTAATGGCATTTGTTTGTACAGTGAGTACTAATGGCATTTGTTTGTCAAGTGAGTACTAATGGCATTTGTTTGTACAGTGAGTACTAATGGCATACAATTGCAATGAGTCTTCATCTTTCAAGAAGAATCAGTCCTGACCTTTCAAGACAGTCTTAACCTTTCCATTTTTGGTCAGGTGAGTACTAATGGCATACAATTGCAATTGGTCCTGTCCTTCCATCAAAAGTCCTGACCTTTCAAGACAGTCTTGACCTTTTTGGTAAGGTTAGTCCTGACTGTGAAAGACAGTCTTGACCTTTTTGATAAGGTCAGTCCTGACTGTGAAATACAGTCTTGACCAGAAGAATCAGTCCTGATCAGATAGTCTTGATCTTTTTGGTAAGGTCAGTCCTGACTGTGAAAGACAGTCTTGACCTTTTTGATAAGGTGAGTACTGATGACATACAAATGAGTCTTGATGGTCATTCCTCAATCATTCTCATTAGTCCTGACCTTTCAGAGTCTTGACCTTTCCAGAAGAATCAGTCCTGACCTTTCAAGACAGTCTTGACCTTTCCATTTTTGGTCAGGTGAGTACTAATGGCATACAATTGCAATTGGTCCTGTCCTTCCATCAAAAGTCCTGACCTTTCAAGACAGTCTTGACCTTTTTGGTCAGGTTAGTCCTGACTTTGAAAGACAGTCTTGACCTTTTTGATAAGGTCAGTCCTGACTTTGAAAGACAGTCTTGACCTTTTTGATAAGGTGAGTACTAATGGCATACAATTGCAATTGGTCCTGTCCTTCCATAATCAGTCCTGACCTTTCCAGAAGAATGAGTCCTGACCTTTCAAGACAGTCTTGACCTTTCCATTTTTGGTCAGGTGAGTACTAATGGCATACAATTGCAATTGGTCCTGTCCTTCCATCAAAAGTCCTGACCTTTCAAGACAGTCTTGATCTTTTTGGTAAGGTCAGTCCTGACTGTGAAATACAGTCTTGACCAGAAGAATCAGTCCTGATCAGATAGTCTTGATCTTTTTGGTAAGGTCAGTCCTGACTTTGAAAGACAGTCTTGACCTTTTTGATAAGGTGAGTACTGATGACATACAAATGAGTCTTGTATGGTCAGGTGAGTACTAATGGCATACAATTGCAATTGGTCCTGTCCTTCCATAATCAGTCCTGACCTTTCAAGACAGTCTTGACCTTTCAAGAAGAATCAGTCCTGACCTTTCAAGACAGTCTTGACCTTTTTGGTCAGGTTAGTCCTGACTTTGAAAGACAGTCTTGACCTTTTTGATAAGGTCAGTCCTGACTTTGAAAGACAGTCTTGACCTTTTTGATAAGGTGAGTACTGATGACATACAAATGAGTCTTGACCTTTCAAAACAGTCTTCATCTGTTTGGTATGGTGAGTACTGATGACATACAAATGAGTCTTGATGGTCATTCCTCAATCATTCTCATTAGTCCTGACCTTTCATAGTCTTGACCTTTCCAGAAGAATCAGTCCTGACCTTTCAAGACAGTCTTGACCTTTCCAGAAGAATCAGTCCTGACCTTTCAAGACAGTCTTGACCTTTTTGGTAAGGTTAGTCCTGACTGTGAAAGACAGTCTTGACCTTTTTGATAAGGTCAGTCCTGACTGTGAAAGACAGTCTTGACCTTTTTGATAAGGTGAGTACTAATGGCATACAATTGCAATTGGTCCTGTCCTTCCATAATCAGTCCTGACCTTTCAAGAAGAATGAGTCCTGACCTTTCAAGACAGTCTTGACCTTTCCATTTTTGGTCAGGTGAGTACTAATGGCATACAATTGCAATTGGTCCTGTCCTTCCATCAAAAGTCCTGACCTTTCAAGACAGTCTTGATCTTTTTGGTAAGGTCAGTCCTGACTGTGAAATACAGTCTTGACCAGAAGAATCAGTCCTGATCAGATAGTCTTGATCTTTTTGGTAAGGTCAGTCCTGACTTTGAAAGACAGTCTTGACCTTTTTGATAAGGTGAGTACTGATGACATACAAATGAGTCTTGTATGGTCAGGTGAGTACTAATGGCATACAATTGCAATTGGTCCTGTCCTTCCATAATCAGTCCTGACCTTTCAAGACAGTCTTGACCAGAAGAATCAGTCCTGACCTTTCAAGACAGTCTTGACCTTTTTGGTCAGGTCAGTCCTGACTGTGAAATACAGTATTGACCAGAAGAATCAGTCCTGATCAGATAGTCTTGATCTTTCAAAAAAGGTGAGTACTCATTGTTGATGGAAAATGGCATTTGTTTGTCAAGTGAGTACTAATGGCATTTTGTTGTCAAGTGAGTACTAATGGCATTTTGTTGTCAAGTGAGTACTAATGGCATTTGTTTGTCAAGTGAGTACTAATGGCATACAATTGTCATGAGTCCTGACCTTTCAAAAGGGTCCTGTCCTTTTAAGAAGAAGAAGTTCTGATCTTTCAAGACAGTCTTGATCTTTTTGGTCAGGTTAGTCCTGACTTTGAAAGACAGTCTTGACCTTTTTGATAAGGTGAGTTCTGACTTTTCCTCAATCATTCTCATTAGTCCTGACCTTTCAGAGTCCTGACCTTTCAAAAGGGTCCTGTCCTTCCATAATCATTCCTCAATCATTCTCATTAGTCCTGACCTTTCCAGAGAGTCCTGACCTTTCCATAATGAGTCCTGACCTGGTCAGACAAATCGTTCAAAGTGCTGACCAAAAGTTGAATGGAATGATCTTCACAAAATGATATTGACTCTTTTGTCAGGGTCAGCGGCATACAATTCAATTTGTGATATGGTCAGCACTTGTCAGGATTTGTCTGACCTGAATCAGTGACCTTATGGAAAGGTCAGGACTCATTTCTTGAAAGGTGAGGACTTTATGGAAAGGTCAAGACTCATTTGTATGTCATCAGTACTCACCTTATCAAAAAGGTCAAGACTGTCTTTCAAAGTCAGGACTAACCTTACCAAAAAGATCAAGACTATCTGATCAGGACTGATTCTTCTGGTCAAGACTGTATTTCACAGTCAGGACTGACCTTACCAAAAAGGTCAAGACTGTCTTGAAAGGTCAGGACTGATTTTTCTGGTCAAGACTGTCTTGAAATCAGTACTGACCTTTTTTGAAAGATCAAGACTATCTTGAAAGATCAGGACTGATTCTTCTGGTCAATACTGTATTTCAAGGTCAGGACTGACCTTACCAAAAAGGTCAAGACTGTCTTGAAAGGTCAGGACTGATTCTTCTGGAAAGGTCAAGACTGTCTTGAAAGGTCAGGACTCATTCTTCTGGAAAGGTCAGGACTGATTATGGAAGGACAGGACCAATTGCAATTGTATGCCATTAGTACTCACCTTATCAAAAAGGTCAAGACTGTCTTTCACAGTCAGGACTGACCTTATCAAAAAGGTCAAGACTGTCTTTCACAGTCAGGACTAACCTTACCAAAAAGGTCAAGACTGTCTTGAAAGGTCAGGACTGATTCTTCTGGAAAGGTCAAGACTGTCTTGAAAGGTCAGGACTGATTCTTCTGGAAAGGTCAAGACTATGAAAGGTCAGGACTAATGAGAATGATTGAGGAATGACCATCAAGACTCATTTGTATGTCA encodes:
- the ccmB gene encoding cytochrome c maturation protein B translates to MRRLFLELFYKRIFSSTLITSFYLFLLYIVVTPLMIGFEKDFLCHSHLGPIRIPPLFSFLSSPFPRNEKEDGTLELYYFSAYCFPKILLLQLVGHWVIKISRVFCGFPMLQLLYQFDRSGMVWLNISLGSLVLTLLCGIHSRSALGMKDSSGWNSSQNSTTSPTSLPPTVFSTSMETEWFHVLLSIGYSFPFVSLFPISVSISSQD